One window of the Paenibacillus beijingensis genome contains the following:
- a CDS encoding ABC-F family ATP-binding cassette domain-containing protein has protein sequence MISTSGVSLRYGKRPLFEDVNIKFNPGNCYGLIGANGAGKSTFLKILSGEIEPHTGEVHITPGERLAVLKQNHFEYDQFTVLETVIMGHKKLYDVMKEKDALYAKADFTDEDGMRAGELEAEFADMNGWEAESEAAEMLNGLGITPDLHDKKMEELGGNEKIRVLLAQALFGQPNILLLDEPTNHLDMQSIEWLENFLAGYEGTVIVVSHDRHFLNTVCTHIADIDFGKIQLYVGNYDFWYESSQLALALMRDQNKKKEDKIKELQAFVQRFSANKSKAKQATSRKKLLEKITLDDIRPSNRKYPFINFKPEREAGKQLLLAEGLTKSVDGEKLIDNLTFTINKGDKIAFVGPNSLPKSVLFELLTGETEADSGTFQWGITTSQAYFPKDNSEYFDGVDETLVDWLRQYSKDQDESFIRGFLGRMLFSGDEALKKASVLSGGEKVRCMLSKMMLSGSNVLIMDEPTNHLDLESITALNNGLIDFDGTLLFTSHDHQFVQTIANRIMEITPNGLIDRMMSYDEYLESDEVKALRARMYPAE, from the coding sequence ATGATAAGCACAAGCGGCGTTTCGCTCCGTTACGGGAAGCGGCCACTGTTTGAAGATGTTAATATTAAGTTCAACCCGGGCAACTGCTACGGTCTGATCGGCGCCAACGGCGCGGGCAAATCGACGTTTCTGAAAATTTTGTCCGGCGAAATCGAGCCTCATACGGGCGAAGTACACATTACGCCGGGCGAGCGGCTGGCCGTTCTGAAGCAGAACCATTTCGAATACGACCAGTTTACCGTGCTCGAGACGGTCATTATGGGCCATAAGAAGCTGTATGACGTCATGAAGGAAAAAGACGCGCTCTACGCCAAAGCCGATTTCACCGACGAGGACGGCATGCGCGCCGGCGAGCTGGAAGCGGAATTCGCCGACATGAACGGCTGGGAAGCCGAATCGGAAGCGGCTGAGATGCTGAACGGCCTCGGCATTACGCCTGATCTGCACGACAAGAAGATGGAAGAGCTCGGCGGCAACGAGAAAATCCGCGTCCTGCTGGCGCAAGCGCTGTTCGGACAACCGAACATCCTGCTGCTTGACGAGCCTACCAACCATTTGGATATGCAGTCCATCGAGTGGCTGGAGAACTTCCTGGCCGGCTACGAGGGCACCGTTATCGTCGTATCCCATGACCGTCACTTCCTGAACACGGTCTGTACGCATATCGCCGACATCGACTTCGGCAAGATCCAGCTATACGTCGGCAACTACGACTTCTGGTACGAATCGAGTCAGCTTGCGCTCGCACTGATGCGCGACCAGAACAAGAAGAAGGAAGACAAGATCAAGGAGCTGCAGGCGTTCGTTCAGCGGTTCAGCGCCAACAAATCGAAGGCGAAGCAGGCGACGTCCCGGAAGAAGCTGCTGGAGAAAATTACGCTCGACGACATTCGTCCGTCGAACCGCAAGTATCCGTTCATCAACTTCAAGCCGGAGCGCGAAGCGGGCAAGCAGCTGCTGCTGGCCGAAGGCCTTACGAAGTCGGTTGACGGCGAGAAACTGATCGACAACCTGACGTTTACGATCAACAAAGGCGACAAAATCGCGTTTGTCGGCCCGAACAGCCTGCCAAAGTCGGTGCTGTTCGAGCTTCTGACCGGCGAAACGGAAGCCGATTCCGGTACGTTCCAATGGGGGATCACGACGTCGCAGGCGTATTTCCCGAAGGACAACTCCGAATATTTCGACGGCGTCGACGAAACGCTCGTTGACTGGCTGCGTCAGTATTCCAAAGACCAGGACGAATCGTTCATCCGCGGCTTCCTCGGCCGCATGCTGTTCTCCGGCGACGAAGCGCTGAAGAAAGCGAGCGTCCTGTCCGGGGGCGAGAAAGTCCGCTGCATGCTGTCGAAGATGATGCTGTCCGGCTCCAACGTCCTGATCATGGACGAACCGACCAACCACTTGGATCTGGAATCGATCACCGCGCTCAACAACGGGCTGATCGACTTCGACGGCACGCTGCTGTTCACGTCCCATGACCATCAGTTCGTGCAAACCATTGCGAACCGCATCATGGAAATTACGCCAAACGGCCTCATCGACCGGATGATGTCGTACGACGAATACCTCGAAAGCGACGAAGTCAAGGCGCTGCGCGCGCGGATGTACCCGGCCGAATAA
- a CDS encoding arylamine N-acetyltransferase → MNRWQQMYLNAIQAEAGPPGFDHLQRLIQLHLHRIPFENISKLHYYRHQATTGLRWLPAMETFLSNFMEQGLGGNCYILNVHFGKLLESLGYQVDIVRATGGNTHLALMVTVDRQTYYVDVGYGAPLFEPIVPEQQPHFTRYGEEVQIKRVADRQYRIDRRVNGNSLVTKYIEWTPVSLQSFDDVITHSLRDEDDNLFMRRVMATIFKPGGAYSVINNKLFVKSDKGTEVHEYTRKPDWMSMMRATFGFHGGVLDEALEFLSDRGLRLF, encoded by the coding sequence ATGAACAGATGGCAACAGATGTATTTGAACGCCATTCAGGCGGAGGCGGGCCCCCCCGGTTTCGACCATTTGCAGCGCCTGATCCAGCTTCACCTGCACCGCATTCCTTTCGAAAATATTAGCAAGCTGCATTACTACCGGCACCAAGCAACGACAGGGCTGCGATGGCTGCCTGCGATGGAAACGTTCTTAAGCAACTTCATGGAACAGGGGCTCGGCGGAAACTGCTATATTTTAAACGTCCATTTCGGGAAATTGCTTGAGTCGCTAGGCTATCAAGTCGATATCGTGCGTGCGACCGGGGGAAACACGCATTTGGCGCTAATGGTAACGGTCGACCGCCAAACGTATTATGTGGATGTCGGCTACGGCGCCCCTTTGTTCGAGCCGATTGTGCCGGAGCAACAGCCGCATTTCACCCGATACGGGGAGGAAGTGCAGATCAAGCGGGTGGCCGACCGTCAATATCGGATTGACCGGCGGGTGAACGGGAACAGCCTGGTCACCAAATATATCGAATGGACGCCCGTCAGTCTGCAAAGCTTTGACGACGTCATTACGCATTCTTTAAGGGACGAAGATGATAATCTGTTCATGCGCAGAGTGATGGCGACGATATTTAAACCCGGCGGAGCCTATTCGGTCATCAATAATAAACTGTTTGTCAAAAGCGACAAAGGAACGGAAGTGCACGAATACACCCGCAAGCCGGATTGGATGTCGATGATGCGCGCGACGTTCGGTTTCCATGGCGGAGTTCTTGACGAAGCGCTTGAATTTCTGTCGGACCGGGGCCTCCGGTTGTTCTAA
- a CDS encoding cation diffusion facilitator family transporter: MLIQDQYSEIRQGEKGAWVSIGAYLVLSAAKLGAGYGFNSEALVADGFNNLTDIIASAAVLIGLRISQKPPDNDHAYGHFRAETIAALVASFIMAMVGVQVLITVARSFFAGEREVPGVLSAVVAIGSAVVMVGVYLYNKRLATRINNQALMAAAKDNLSDALVSTGAAIGIIGSQLGLPWLDPVAALAVGLLICKTAWEIFYSSTHALTDGFDDKKLKTLRYSIERTKGVKSIKDIKARVHGSNVLIDVIVQVDSRLSVVESHRISDEIERLMEHKHNIMSVHVHVEPYMPGAEEEAGKDGTLS, encoded by the coding sequence ATCTTGATTCAAGATCAATATTCCGAAATCCGGCAAGGGGAAAAAGGAGCCTGGGTCAGCATCGGCGCTTATCTGGTGCTCTCGGCGGCCAAGCTGGGTGCGGGGTACGGTTTCAATTCGGAGGCGCTTGTCGCCGACGGCTTCAACAATTTGACGGACATCATTGCCTCGGCAGCGGTGCTGATCGGGCTGCGCATTTCGCAGAAGCCTCCTGACAACGACCATGCGTACGGGCATTTCCGAGCGGAAACGATAGCGGCGCTTGTCGCCTCGTTTATTATGGCCATGGTCGGGGTTCAGGTGCTGATTACCGTCGCCCGGTCGTTTTTCGCAGGGGAAAGGGAGGTTCCGGGGGTATTATCGGCCGTTGTGGCGATCGGATCGGCCGTTGTCATGGTGGGGGTCTATCTATATAATAAGCGGCTGGCGACGCGGATCAACAATCAGGCGCTGATGGCGGCGGCCAAGGACAATTTGTCCGATGCGCTTGTCAGTACCGGTGCGGCAATCGGCATTATCGGTTCGCAGCTCGGGCTGCCTTGGCTCGATCCGGTAGCTGCACTGGCAGTGGGGCTGCTCATTTGCAAGACGGCTTGGGAAATTTTTTACAGCTCTACGCACGCCTTGACGGACGGTTTCGATGACAAAAAGCTGAAGACGCTGCGTTACTCGATCGAACGGACGAAAGGCGTCAAGAGCATCAAAGACATCAAAGCGCGCGTGCACGGAAGCAACGTGCTGATCGACGTGATCGTGCAGGTCGATTCCCGGCTATCCGTCGTGGAAAGCCACCGGATCAGCGATGAAATCGAACGGCTGATGGAGCACAAGCATAACATTATGAGCGTCCACGTCCATGTGGAGCCGTATATGCCCGGGGCGGAAGAAGAGGCCGGCAAGGACGGGACGTTATCATAA
- a CDS encoding DUF2269 family protein, whose amino-acid sequence MEWLVLLHVMTAVLGLGPAYAFPFILRDASFAPEMEKTLGLVARLEMFPKIFGTLAVVSGLVLFWIGSYGSFTQLWILGTLILYVIIEVLIVGFLNPTVSKLQASLQALDMTGNSELPAHVKQMYAKVRNLHLWASVLSLIIFIFMILKPG is encoded by the coding sequence TTGGAATGGCTCGTTTTGCTTCATGTGATGACGGCGGTGCTGGGGCTAGGGCCCGCTTATGCTTTCCCGTTTATTTTGCGGGATGCGAGTTTCGCGCCGGAAATGGAAAAAACGCTCGGCTTAGTTGCGCGGCTGGAGATGTTCCCCAAAATTTTCGGTACCCTTGCCGTCGTTTCCGGCCTCGTGCTGTTCTGGATCGGATCGTACGGATCGTTTACGCAACTGTGGATACTGGGCACTCTGATCCTGTATGTGATTATTGAAGTGCTGATCGTCGGCTTCCTGAATCCGACCGTAAGCAAGCTGCAGGCTTCCCTTCAAGCTCTGGATATGACGGGCAACAGTGAGCTTCCCGCTCACGTTAAACAAATGTATGCCAAAGTCCGCAATCTCCATCTATGGGCGTCGGTGCTCAGCCTTATTATTTTCATCTTTATGATCCTGAAACCGGGTTAA
- a CDS encoding SH3 domain-containing protein, which produces MKKKLAAAMAAAAFTFGALSVPAVLAAPQTAQMLGTVNLREQPTTSSTILDVLAKGETVNVLQQVDASWLKVKTSGGEVGYLSASPKYISLTASTADSNTGKTPKESSTTGKTPTASGSTDKSSAVSSSTSKAPAASSSTDKASAASSSTGKTPTASGLTDKSSAVSSSTSKAPAASSSTDKASAASSSTGKSPAASSDTADKKAVTAIHSYAVITSTVSFRDAPSTSGNRMRYLKKNEKVEIIAAPTAYWYEVKDAAGKTGYVNSGSQFIKVTGTVPSAPGTNGSSGTQQAAPSKSGSSSTQQAAQAKASSTGTQQASPTKTSSAGTQQTGQSKSGTTDVKNPAPSKDGGADSAIASNAVIVSTVSLREGPTTSSNRIRFLQKDEQVEVIAVPTSYWYQVKDAAGKVGYVSSESKYITVTGKLPEAAGGSANTASTPSKGSSGSGGANNLEPSKTGTGSSAATGTSAPAPAAGSGAAAGGSANAVIASSVSFREGPTTSSNRMRYLKKGEQVEIIALSSKSWYQVKDSTGKAGYVSSDTKYITVTGTLPAAGSFDGANSGNTSGTGNGANPIPTGVTGTNDNASSTGSSSGVTGVVQTDNSGGGAVEPAPSTNTGSADTVSYDVESMIAAGLKYLGTPYEYGSSRQDTRTFDCSDFVRQAFLDGLGISLPADSRGQGQYVRDKGNINYDWHQLKRGDLMFFGDYIGNKPDDYSGIDADKAIITHVAIYLGDGILLHTYSKASGGVKVTENIEDTHWDYRFLYGGSAL; this is translated from the coding sequence ATGAAAAAGAAACTCGCCGCCGCAATGGCAGCCGCAGCCTTCACCTTCGGTGCATTATCGGTTCCGGCGGTGTTGGCCGCGCCGCAGACAGCGCAGATGCTCGGTACCGTCAATCTGCGCGAACAACCGACTACATCGTCCACCATTCTGGATGTGCTCGCCAAAGGGGAGACCGTCAACGTTTTGCAGCAGGTGGACGCCTCGTGGCTCAAAGTTAAAACCTCCGGCGGAGAGGTAGGATATCTGTCCGCGTCACCCAAATACATAAGCTTGACCGCATCAACCGCAGATTCCAATACGGGCAAGACTCCGAAAGAAAGCAGCACAACCGGCAAGACGCCGACAGCAAGCGGTTCAACTGATAAGTCGTCCGCTGTCAGCAGCTCGACAAGCAAGGCGCCGGCAGCAAGCAGCTCAACTGATAAGGCGTCCGCGGCAAGCAGCTCGACGGGCAAGACGCCGACAGCAAGCGGTTTAACTGATAAGTCGTCCGCTGTCAGCAGCTCGACAAGCAAGGCGCCGGCAGCAAGCAGCTCAACTGATAAGGCGTCCGCGGCAAGCAGCTCGACGGGCAAGTCGCCGGCAGCAAGCAGCGATACTGCGGACAAGAAAGCGGTTACCGCTATTCATTCGTATGCGGTTATTACATCCACTGTATCGTTCCGTGACGCGCCATCCACTTCCGGAAATCGGATGCGTTATTTAAAGAAGAACGAGAAGGTTGAGATTATTGCCGCACCTACCGCTTACTGGTACGAGGTGAAAGATGCGGCTGGCAAAACCGGATATGTCAACTCGGGCAGCCAATTTATTAAAGTGACCGGAACCGTCCCATCCGCACCGGGCACAAACGGCAGCTCCGGCACACAGCAAGCCGCTCCTTCCAAGTCCGGAAGCAGCAGCACGCAGCAAGCGGCCCAGGCCAAGGCGAGCAGCACCGGCACCCAACAAGCGTCTCCGACCAAGACGAGCAGCGCCGGCACACAACAAACCGGCCAATCCAAGTCCGGCACCACTGATGTGAAGAACCCGGCTCCTTCCAAAGACGGCGGAGCGGATTCGGCCATCGCCTCGAATGCGGTCATCGTATCTACCGTTTCGCTTCGCGAGGGTCCGACCACATCCAGCAACCGGATCCGTTTTTTGCAGAAGGACGAGCAGGTCGAAGTTATTGCCGTGCCGACGAGCTACTGGTATCAGGTGAAAGATGCCGCAGGCAAGGTCGGTTACGTCAGCTCGGAAAGTAAATATATTACGGTAACCGGAAAGCTGCCGGAAGCGGCTGGCGGCAGTGCGAATACGGCATCAACTCCGTCTAAAGGCAGCAGCGGAAGCGGCGGCGCAAATAACCTGGAGCCGTCCAAGACCGGCACAGGCAGCAGCGCTGCAACGGGTACATCTGCGCCGGCACCCGCAGCAGGAAGCGGTGCAGCAGCCGGAGGCTCCGCGAACGCAGTCATCGCTTCCTCCGTCTCGTTCCGTGAAGGTCCGACCACATCCAGCAACCGGATGCGTTATTTGAAGAAAGGCGAGCAGGTCGAAATCATCGCCCTGTCTTCTAAATCTTGGTATCAGGTCAAAGACTCCACCGGGAAAGCCGGTTACGTCAGCTCCGACACCAAGTATATTACCGTGACAGGAACGCTGCCTGCTGCAGGCAGCTTTGATGGAGCAAACAGCGGTAATACGAGCGGCACTGGAAATGGCGCGAATCCCATTCCGACCGGCGTTACCGGCACAAACGACAACGCCAGCAGCACGGGCAGCAGCTCCGGAGTAACCGGGGTAGTTCAAACCGATAATTCCGGGGGAGGAGCGGTTGAACCGGCGCCGTCCACAAACACGGGCAGTGCCGATACGGTTTCCTACGATGTGGAATCGATGATCGCTGCGGGCTTGAAATATCTCGGCACCCCGTACGAATACGGCTCGAGCCGCCAGGACACCCGCACGTTCGACTGCTCGGATTTTGTGCGGCAAGCATTTTTGGACGGACTCGGCATTTCGCTCCCGGCGGACTCCCGCGGTCAGGGGCAATATGTGCGGGACAAAGGCAATATTAACTACGATTGGCATCAGCTGAAGCGCGGGGATCTTATGTTTTTCGGAGATTACATCGGCAACAAACCGGACGACTACAGCGGCATAGACGCGGACAAGGCGATCATCACCCATGTAGCCATCTATTTGGGAGACGGCATTCTGCTGCATACGTATTCAAAGGCTTCCGGAGGCGTCAAAGTGACGGAAAACATCGAAGATACGCACTGGGACTACCGTTTCCTCTACGGCGGAAGCGCCTTGTAA
- a CDS encoding DUF2238 domain-containing protein produces MLYSSASRLRPRQNLMTRHDIPFLRNWPLHIMIAVFLLIWGWLAFWPVVRRDWLLENIPLAAFIVLLAFMYRKVAFSNLSYLFITIFFILHTVGAHYAYQVPLVDDWFRSIFQTKRGVYDRLVHLAFGLLILLPMRELALRVLRLGGVWAYAVPFAAVLSMSGIYEISEMWVALLADPKLAAQYLGLKGDPLDTAKDMSMTLFGVLIACGLIALIGYIRHKGRDTE; encoded by the coding sequence ATGCTCTACTCTTCCGCATCCCGCTTGCGGCCCCGGCAAAACCTGATGACCCGCCACGACATTCCTTTTTTGCGGAATTGGCCGCTGCACATCATGATCGCCGTATTTTTGCTCATCTGGGGATGGCTTGCTTTCTGGCCCGTTGTCCGCAGAGACTGGCTGCTCGAGAATATCCCGCTGGCGGCATTTATCGTGCTGCTCGCCTTTATGTACCGCAAAGTCGCGTTCAGCAACCTCTCCTACCTGTTCATCACGATCTTCTTCATTCTGCATACGGTCGGCGCGCATTACGCTTACCAGGTTCCGCTGGTGGACGACTGGTTCAGGAGTATCTTCCAAACGAAGCGGGGCGTCTATGACCGGCTCGTTCACCTAGCATTCGGCCTGCTCATTCTGCTGCCGATGCGCGAACTGGCGCTGCGGGTTTTGCGGCTCGGCGGCGTCTGGGCATATGCCGTTCCTTTCGCAGCGGTACTGTCGATGAGCGGGATCTATGAAATATCGGAGATGTGGGTGGCGCTGCTTGCCGATCCGAAGCTGGCGGCGCAGTACTTGGGATTGAAGGGAGACCCGCTCGATACGGCGAAGGACATGAGCATGACGCTGTTCGGCGTGCTGATCGCCTGCGGGCTGATCGCTTTGATTGGGTATATTCGGCACAAGGGACGGGATACCGAATAA